In Pedobacter sp. W3I1, one DNA window encodes the following:
- a CDS encoding Nif3-like dinuclear metal center hexameric protein: MKLAEITNYLESIAPLNYQEDYDNSGLIVGDPNMEIHGALVALDCVEKIVDEAISTGCNLIITHHPIVFKGLKKLNGKNYVERVVLKAIRNNIALYAIHTNLDSIHTGVNARICERLGLTGTKVLLPKTGLLKKLVTYCPQAQAEQLRSALFYAGAGNIGNYSECSFNADGFGTFKGNEDSDPLVGEKGVRHRESEVRIEMVYPTQSERKILVALFENHPYEEVAYDIYKLENKHQLVGSGMVGWLEYDMDAYDFLHLVKDRMQAKVVRHTEVIGKRIKKVAVCGGSGSFLLKEAIAAGADAFITADFKYHEFFDAEEKLIIADIGHFETEQFTSNLLLEIIQKKFTNFAIRLTEQNTNPINYLF, encoded by the coding sequence ATTACCAGGAAGATTACGACAACTCTGGTTTAATTGTTGGCGATCCGAATATGGAAATCCACGGTGCTTTGGTGGCTTTAGATTGTGTAGAAAAGATTGTGGATGAAGCGATTTCGACAGGCTGCAATCTGATTATTACCCACCATCCAATCGTTTTTAAAGGCTTAAAAAAACTCAACGGCAAAAATTATGTAGAGCGTGTGGTATTAAAGGCGATCAGGAATAACATTGCGCTTTATGCCATCCATACCAATCTTGATAGTATCCATACCGGTGTAAATGCGAGAATTTGTGAGCGGTTAGGCTTAACCGGAACCAAAGTGCTTTTGCCTAAAACAGGTCTTTTAAAAAAACTGGTTACTTATTGCCCGCAGGCTCAGGCAGAGCAATTGCGCTCAGCATTATTTTATGCGGGAGCAGGCAATATTGGTAATTACAGCGAATGTAGTTTCAATGCCGATGGTTTTGGTACATTTAAAGGTAATGAAGATTCAGATCCTCTTGTGGGCGAAAAAGGTGTTCGTCATCGCGAATCAGAAGTCCGCATTGAAATGGTTTATCCAACGCAGTCAGAGCGCAAAATTTTGGTGGCCTTATTCGAAAACCACCCTTACGAAGAAGTAGCATACGATATTTACAAACTCGAAAATAAACACCAATTGGTCGGTTCGGGTATGGTAGGCTGGCTGGAATATGATATGGACGCCTACGATTTTTTACATTTGGTAAAAGACAGGATGCAGGCCAAAGTGGTTAGGCATACGGAGGTAATCGGCAAAAGAATTAAAAAAGTAGCGGTTTGCGGCGGCTCAGGAAGCTTCCTGTTAAAAGAGGCCATTGCTGCCGGGGCGGATGCTTTTATTACCGCAGATTTTAAATATCACGAGTTTTTTGATGCAGAGGAAAAATTGATCATTGCCGACATCGGACACTTTGAAACTGAACAATTTACCTCAAATTTATTGCTTGAAATTATTCAGAAAAAATTTACTAACTTTGCAATCCGTTTAACGGAGCAAAATACAAACCCCATAAATTACTTGTTTTAA